From Humisphaera borealis, the proteins below share one genomic window:
- a CDS encoding TAT-variant-translocated molybdopterin oxidoreductase, producing MSDRGNSDTIKSPKFIDLKDFQGVKSKVELQLRAPEGKRFWRSLDELSDTGEFREMINREFPAAAGEWDDNVSRRNFMKLMGASLALAGLTSACAPKPEEKIVPYVQQPEHLVPGKPLFFASAMPFGGFGKGVLVEQHEGRPTKIEGNPDHPSSKGAADVWGQATILTMYDPDRSQVITKFGNVSSWGTFNLALSDAITFQDWNGAKATRRSKPARIRLLTESITSPTIAAQVAALQQGFPDLKWHTYDAVGRYNTLAGAKQAFGEDVEPIYDFTKAKVVVTLDSNFFTEDPGSLVYARDYMSVRRVRATAAAAEKAKLAEPRLQPGNRLFAIESVPTQVGAVADHKLRVKPQYVHEFAAALHEAIAAGKPESKIFAASAWKKKTEKKHGEHFHSWFDELVEELLANKGKSIIVAGEYAPVEVHVLAHAINAALGNIASAADDGKPVKLIPVVEASPTTADSIKELTTALKAGEVDLLFILGGNPAYNAPAELDFAGVIKGLYPADEKTGKITGKAFVAHLGLYEDETARLVEWHLPETHFLEAWGDVRAHDGTASVVQPLIAPIYPACRSAVEVLAAVLEQATPANGAATKPNSPAAGSLSAYDIVRSVWRKAIDQGDKFEAAWTKALHDGYMGGTAYGPKAVTFKGDVAKASKLAAPSAGMTLMFRPDPHVWDGAFNNNAWLQELPKPLTKLTWDNALIISPGAAKALGLTTTDTGNVFKEKFSEAVGKTVDLTVNGQTLKDVPVWVMPGHPDECGTLHLGYGRSHAGRVGSPVDGKVGFNAYVLRTSDTRWLAPGADPKPNGGKYTLAPTQNHQVINHELNHKRELILVGNSIGDVAHHFEDELNKREGTVEEGHKEEGHKHEFKLKDPLANIKLGNRIGLPIIPDDPSNSPQSLFPEQPDHNATADRPAGHDPMYPAWGMVIDQTACIGCNACVVACQSENNIPVVGKDMVLVEREMHWLRIDTYHIGGKLPGDEHGDENEVNIVDPDGTYFQPLPCMHCEKAPCELVCPVGATIHSKEGLNDMAYNRCVGTRYCSNNCPYKVRRFNFLKYNDDATPVLKLLRNPEVTVRSRGVMEKCTYCTQRISRGRIEAKKVEVAAIEKGASQPEARSKFDAVLRQIQTACQQSCPTQAITFGNMWDSESEVTALKREPVGFHYGLLAELNTRPRTTYLARIENRYADFVDHGHAEPAGEKKDEHKH from the coding sequence ATGAGCGACCGCGGCAACAGCGACACCATCAAGAGCCCCAAGTTCATCGACCTGAAGGACTTCCAAGGCGTGAAGAGCAAGGTCGAGCTTCAGCTGCGCGCTCCGGAAGGCAAGCGTTTCTGGCGTAGCCTCGACGAGCTGTCCGACACCGGCGAATTCCGGGAGATGATCAACCGGGAGTTCCCGGCCGCGGCCGGCGAATGGGACGACAACGTCAGTCGGCGTAACTTCATGAAGTTGATGGGCGCTTCCCTCGCCCTTGCCGGATTGACCAGCGCCTGCGCCCCCAAGCCCGAAGAGAAGATCGTCCCCTACGTTCAGCAGCCCGAACACCTGGTCCCCGGTAAACCCCTGTTTTTCGCCTCGGCAATGCCGTTCGGCGGATTCGGCAAGGGCGTGCTCGTCGAACAGCATGAAGGCCGGCCGACCAAGATCGAAGGCAACCCCGACCATCCCTCCAGCAAGGGTGCCGCAGACGTCTGGGGTCAGGCCACCATCCTGACCATGTACGACCCAGACCGGTCGCAGGTCATCACCAAGTTCGGAAATGTCTCGTCGTGGGGCACCTTCAACCTCGCGTTGTCTGATGCGATCACCTTCCAGGACTGGAATGGTGCCAAGGCGACCCGCCGCTCCAAGCCCGCCCGTATCCGCCTGCTGACCGAGAGCATCACCTCCCCGACGATTGCCGCCCAGGTCGCGGCACTTCAGCAGGGCTTCCCGGATCTGAAGTGGCACACGTACGACGCGGTCGGCCGGTACAACACGCTGGCGGGTGCGAAGCAGGCGTTCGGTGAAGACGTCGAACCGATTTACGACTTCACCAAGGCCAAAGTCGTCGTCACGCTGGATTCCAACTTCTTTACCGAAGACCCGGGGAGCCTGGTTTACGCACGAGACTACATGTCCGTTCGCCGGGTCCGGGCGACGGCCGCCGCGGCGGAAAAAGCGAAGCTCGCCGAGCCACGGCTTCAGCCGGGCAATAGGTTGTTCGCGATCGAAAGCGTCCCCACCCAGGTGGGCGCGGTTGCCGACCACAAGTTGCGGGTCAAGCCGCAATATGTCCACGAGTTTGCCGCGGCGTTGCACGAGGCGATCGCCGCCGGCAAGCCCGAGAGCAAGATCTTCGCCGCCTCCGCCTGGAAGAAGAAAACCGAGAAAAAGCACGGCGAACACTTTCACAGCTGGTTCGACGAGCTTGTCGAAGAACTCCTTGCCAACAAGGGCAAGAGCATCATCGTCGCCGGTGAATACGCCCCGGTCGAAGTTCATGTGCTCGCCCATGCGATCAACGCGGCACTGGGCAACATCGCGTCGGCGGCAGACGACGGCAAGCCCGTCAAGCTCATCCCCGTCGTCGAAGCCAGCCCGACAACCGCCGACTCGATCAAGGAACTGACGACGGCCCTTAAAGCCGGCGAAGTGGACCTTCTGTTCATCCTCGGCGGCAACCCGGCGTACAACGCCCCGGCCGAACTCGATTTCGCCGGCGTCATCAAGGGCCTTTACCCGGCCGACGAAAAGACCGGCAAGATCACCGGTAAAGCCTTCGTCGCCCACCTGGGCCTTTACGAAGACGAAACCGCCCGGCTGGTTGAATGGCACCTGCCGGAAACACACTTCCTAGAAGCCTGGGGCGACGTCCGGGCCCATGACGGTACGGCTTCGGTCGTCCAGCCTCTGATCGCTCCGATTTACCCCGCCTGCCGATCCGCAGTCGAGGTCCTGGCCGCGGTTCTGGAACAAGCCACCCCGGCCAACGGCGCCGCGACCAAGCCCAACTCCCCCGCCGCCGGCTCGCTCAGCGCGTACGACATCGTCCGCAGCGTGTGGCGGAAGGCGATCGATCAGGGAGACAAGTTCGAAGCCGCCTGGACCAAGGCACTGCATGACGGCTACATGGGCGGGACCGCCTACGGCCCCAAGGCCGTCACCTTCAAGGGTGATGTCGCCAAGGCGTCAAAGCTCGCAGCACCATCGGCGGGAATGACCCTCATGTTCCGCCCCGACCCGCATGTCTGGGACGGCGCCTTCAACAACAACGCCTGGCTTCAGGAACTGCCCAAGCCCCTGACGAAGCTGACCTGGGACAACGCACTGATCATCAGCCCCGGTGCCGCCAAGGCCCTTGGCCTGACGACGACCGATACGGGCAACGTCTTCAAGGAAAAGTTCTCCGAAGCCGTGGGTAAGACGGTCGATCTCACGGTCAACGGCCAGACGCTGAAGGACGTTCCTGTGTGGGTCATGCCCGGCCATCCCGATGAGTGCGGTACGCTGCACCTGGGCTACGGTCGCAGCCACGCCGGTCGCGTCGGCTCGCCGGTGGACGGAAAGGTCGGGTTCAACGCCTACGTGTTGCGGACCAGCGACACCCGCTGGCTCGCCCCGGGCGCTGATCCCAAGCCCAACGGCGGCAAGTACACGCTCGCCCCCACGCAAAACCACCAGGTCATCAATCACGAGCTGAATCACAAGCGCGAACTGATTCTCGTCGGCAACAGCATCGGCGATGTCGCCCACCACTTCGAAGACGAGCTCAACAAGCGTGAAGGCACCGTCGAAGAAGGTCATAAGGAAGAGGGCCACAAGCACGAGTTCAAGCTCAAGGATCCGCTGGCGAACATCAAGCTCGGCAACCGCATCGGTCTGCCGATCATCCCGGACGATCCGAGCAACTCGCCGCAGAGCCTGTTCCCTGAACAGCCCGACCACAACGCGACGGCCGACCGGCCGGCCGGCCACGATCCGATGTACCCCGCCTGGGGCATGGTCATCGATCAGACGGCCTGCATCGGCTGCAATGCGTGCGTGGTCGCCTGTCAGTCGGAAAACAACATCCCCGTGGTCGGCAAGGACATGGTCCTGGTCGAGCGCGAGATGCACTGGCTGCGAATCGACACGTACCACATCGGCGGCAAGCTGCCGGGCGACGAGCACGGCGACGAAAACGAAGTCAACATTGTCGATCCAGACGGCACCTACTTCCAGCCGCTGCCCTGCATGCACTGCGAGAAGGCGCCCTGCGAACTGGTCTGCCCGGTCGGCGCGACGATCCACAGCAAGGAAGGCCTGAACGACATGGCCTACAACCGCTGTGTCGGTACGCGATACTGCTCGAACAACTGCCCGTACAAGGTTCGCCGGTTCAACTTCCTGAAGTACAACGACGACGCGACCCCGGTCCTGAAACTGCTCCGGAACCCGGAAGTCACCGTCCGAAGCCGTGGCGTGATGGAAAAGTGCACCTACTGCACACAGCGCATCAGCCGGGGCCGGATCGAAGCCAAGAAGGTGGAAGTCGCGGCGATCGAGAAGGGCGCGAGCCAGCCCGAGGCCCGCAGCAAGTTCGATGCGGTCCTCCGCCAGATCCAGACCGCCTGCCAGCAGTCATGCCCGACGCAGGCGATCACGTTCGGCAACATGTGGGATTCCGAGTCGGAAGTGACCGCACTGAAGCGGGAGCCGGTCGGCTTCCACTACGGCCTGCTGGCGGAACTGAACACCCGTCCGCGGACGACCTACCTGGCCCGCATCGAAAACAGGTACGCCGATTTCGTCGATCACGGCCATGCCGAGCCCGCGGGTGAAAAGAAGGACGAGCACAAGCATTAA
- a CDS encoding peptide chain release factor 3 yields the protein MSLTDEIAVRRTFAIISHPDAGKTTLTEKFLLYGGALQLAGSVTARKNQRAATSDWMELERKRGISVSSTVLQFDYDGFKVNLLDTPGHKDFSEDTYRVLTAVDAVVMVIDAGKGIESQTRKLFEICRRRGVPIFTFMNKIDRPTKDLLGLLDELESVLGIKAYPVNWPLGTGQDFKGVYDRQAKKVHLFERSAGGTGRAGLTMHELTDAEVEEALSPSAYATSMDELEMLEIAGAEYDNAAVMSGNLTPVYFGSAVNNFGVQLLLDGFLSHSTPPRPRNAGSRSVDPADPAFSGFVFKIQANMDPRHRDRIAFIRVCSGKFSREMGVTHVQTGKRVRLNSSHKLFGRERETVDEAYAGDVIGIVGHAEFGIGDTLTEDPSIVYNEIPRFPPEVFAYIHSSSSSQYKRFRDGLDQLMQEGVIQMLEVKGSVRREPLLAAVGPLQFEVVQYRLQSEYGAESRLEGASWSIMRWVDPSMSIEQIEATLPTGAALALDTRKQPVLLFPSEWAMGYFLRQNKDVILSDVPVDAALAK from the coding sequence ATGAGCCTCACCGACGAAATCGCCGTACGCCGTACGTTCGCCATCATCTCCCACCCGGACGCGGGAAAGACGACGCTGACCGAGAAGTTCCTGCTGTATGGCGGCGCGCTTCAGTTGGCTGGGTCCGTGACGGCCCGCAAGAACCAACGCGCTGCGACGTCCGACTGGATGGAACTCGAACGCAAGCGCGGCATCTCCGTCAGCTCGACCGTTCTGCAGTTCGACTACGACGGCTTCAAGGTCAACCTGCTCGATACGCCCGGCCACAAGGACTTTTCCGAAGACACCTACCGCGTGCTGACGGCCGTCGATGCTGTCGTCATGGTCATCGACGCCGGCAAGGGCATCGAGAGCCAGACGCGCAAGCTGTTCGAAATCTGCCGTCGGCGCGGCGTGCCGATCTTCACCTTCATGAACAAGATCGACCGGCCGACCAAAGACCTGCTCGGCCTGCTCGATGAGCTGGAATCGGTCCTGGGTATCAAGGCCTATCCCGTCAACTGGCCGCTGGGAACAGGGCAGGATTTCAAAGGCGTATACGACCGCCAGGCGAAGAAGGTGCACCTGTTCGAGCGATCAGCCGGCGGCACCGGCCGGGCCGGGCTGACGATGCACGAACTGACAGACGCGGAGGTTGAAGAAGCTCTCAGTCCGTCGGCGTATGCCACCTCGATGGACGAACTGGAGATGCTGGAGATCGCCGGCGCAGAGTACGACAACGCCGCGGTGATGTCGGGCAATCTCACGCCGGTCTACTTCGGCAGCGCGGTGAACAACTTCGGCGTTCAGCTCTTGCTGGACGGCTTCCTGTCGCACAGTACGCCCCCCCGCCCGCGCAACGCCGGCAGCCGCTCCGTCGACCCGGCCGACCCCGCCTTTTCCGGGTTCGTCTTCAAGATCCAGGCGAATATGGACCCGCGCCATCGCGACCGGATCGCGTTCATTCGCGTCTGCTCGGGCAAGTTCAGCCGTGAAATGGGCGTGACCCATGTGCAGACGGGCAAGCGGGTGCGATTGAACAGTTCGCACAAACTCTTCGGCCGCGAGCGCGAGACGGTCGACGAGGCCTACGCCGGCGACGTCATCGGCATCGTCGGGCACGCCGAGTTCGGCATCGGCGACACGCTGACGGAAGACCCTTCGATCGTCTACAACGAAATCCCCCGCTTCCCGCCCGAAGTCTTCGCGTACATCCACTCGTCCAGCAGCTCGCAGTACAAGCGGTTCCGCGACGGCCTTGATCAGCTCATGCAGGAAGGCGTGATTCAGATGCTGGAGGTCAAGGGTTCCGTCCGCCGCGAGCCCCTGCTGGCGGCCGTCGGGCCGCTTCAGTTCGAAGTCGTGCAGTACCGCCTGCAATCGGAGTACGGCGCCGAGTCACGGCTGGAAGGGGCGTCCTGGTCGATCATGCGGTGGGTCGATCCGTCGATGTCGATCGAGCAGATCGAAGCGACGTTGCCAACAGGCGCGGCGCTGGCGCTAGACACCCGCAAACAGCCGGTGCTGCTTTTCCCCAGTGAATGGGCGATGGGCTACTTCCTTCGGCAGAACAAGGACGTGATCCTGTCGGATGTGCCGGTGGATGCGGCGCTGGCGAAGTAA
- a CDS encoding sensor domain-containing diguanylate cyclase, whose product MDSSLVDRIQQCPNLPSMPAIAMEVLTLAQSPDADIPKIAKTISQDPALSGKILRTVNSSFYGRSQAVGTISQGLVILGLQSVKTLVLGFSLVTNLSKSQGKGFKHLSYWKHSIYAATAARSIAKKLNVLQQEEAFLAALLMDIGMLVLDTVISDEYGAVCAQAKTHEELVIAETAALGLTHADAGGVMAAMWKLPPLLATPIAKHHDAASVEDPQLRKLTELVHLAARCADVFVDEEAAEPISAVRSLCREQHGLTDADADALLADIGQRTKEVATLFEINIGSTAAYEAILKRANEALVEMTLQSQAQASALQEKASTLVQQNEALRYKAETDALTGLANRARFDQFIAEQMHVAKSSGKPLSLLMMDVDKFKSVNDKHGHPTGDKVLKSIGKLLGTAARAQDLAARYGGEEMVLVLPGTAKATAAAIAESIRRAICAKPIPIDTGVLAVSASIGVATFEAGSPLTSPAHLMKAADLAVYAAKHAGRNCVRVFTMNTKAA is encoded by the coding sequence ATGGACAGCTCGCTCGTTGATCGCATTCAGCAGTGCCCCAACCTTCCGTCGATGCCTGCCATCGCGATGGAAGTCCTTACGCTCGCACAAAGCCCCGACGCCGACATCCCCAAGATCGCCAAGACGATCTCCCAGGACCCCGCGCTGTCCGGCAAGATTCTTCGCACCGTCAATTCCAGCTTCTACGGCCGCTCGCAGGCCGTCGGGACGATCAGCCAGGGGCTGGTGATTCTCGGGCTGCAGTCGGTCAAAACGCTGGTGCTTGGCTTCTCGCTGGTGACAAACCTCTCCAAGTCGCAGGGCAAGGGCTTCAAGCACCTGAGCTACTGGAAGCACAGCATCTATGCCGCCACCGCCGCCCGCAGCATTGCCAAGAAGCTGAATGTCCTGCAGCAAGAGGAAGCGTTTCTGGCGGCGCTACTGATGGACATCGGGATGCTCGTCCTCGATACGGTCATCAGCGACGAGTACGGAGCAGTCTGCGCCCAGGCCAAGACGCACGAGGAGCTGGTCATCGCCGAAACCGCGGCGCTGGGCCTCACCCATGCAGACGCCGGTGGCGTGATGGCCGCGATGTGGAAGCTCCCGCCGTTGCTCGCCACGCCGATCGCCAAGCACCACGACGCTGCGTCGGTCGAAGACCCGCAGTTGCGCAAGCTCACCGAGCTGGTGCACCTGGCGGCGCGGTGCGCCGACGTGTTCGTCGACGAAGAGGCCGCCGAACCGATCTCCGCCGTCCGATCGCTCTGTCGCGAGCAGCACGGCCTGACCGACGCCGACGCCGACGCGCTGCTGGCCGACATCGGTCAGCGGACCAAGGAAGTCGCGACGCTGTTCGAGATCAACATCGGCTCGACCGCGGCATACGAAGCGATCCTGAAGCGCGCCAACGAGGCGCTGGTGGAGATGACCCTCCAGAGCCAGGCGCAGGCGTCGGCGTTGCAGGAAAAGGCGAGCACGCTCGTCCAGCAGAACGAGGCCCTGCGATACAAGGCCGAGACGGACGCCCTCACCGGGCTGGCGAATCGCGCCCGGTTCGACCAATTCATCGCCGAGCAGATGCACGTCGCCAAGAGCTCGGGCAAGCCGCTGTCGCTGCTGATGATGGACGTGGACAAGTTCAAGAGCGTCAACGACAAGCACGGCCACCCGACGGGCGACAAGGTGCTCAAGTCGATCGGCAAGCTGCTTGGCACCGCCGCCCGCGCCCAGGACCTGGCGGCGCGGTATGGGGGCGAGGAGATGGTGCTGGTGCTCCCCGGCACCGCCAAGGCGACGGCCGCCGCGATCGCCGAGAGCATCCGCCGGGCGATCTGTGCCAAGCCGATTCCGATCGATACGGGGGTGCTGGCAGTGTCGGCGAGCATCGGCGTGGCGACGTTCGAGGCAGGGTCGCCGCTGACGTCTCCCGCTCACCTCATGAAAGCCGCCGACCTGGCCGTCTACGCCGCCAAGCACGCGGGGCGGAATTGCGTCCGCGTGTTTACGATGAACACCAAAGCGGCGTGA
- the nrfD gene encoding NrfD/PsrC family molybdoenzyme membrane anchor subunit, whose translation MSVAAEKPAKKTGLHEGEVWDDYLGAPHTYASVGDKISNVVLTTKVPKLWPVMIAVGLLGTMSLMYAVSVLLAKGVGVWGNNVPVGWAFDIINFVWWIGIGHAGTLISAVLLLVKQQWRTSINRFAEAMTLFAVACAGMYPALHVGRPWLAYWLLPYPNTMGLWPQWRSPLMWDVFAVSTYATVSLLFWYVGLIPDLATLRDKAINKPARFIYGFLSLGWRGSTVHWSRYTVAYLLLAGLSTPLVVSVHTIVSFDFSVGITPGWHATIFPPYFVAGAVFAGFAMVLTLGIPLRHVYGLKDLITGRHLDVMAKVMLTTGLVVGYGYLTEIFLAWYSGDHFEWYMMKNRFFGPYAFVFWLLMLCNIAAIQPLWFKPVRQNIIALFVISMFVNFGMWFERFMIIVMSLHRDFLPSSWGMYTPTHVDIAMFAGTIGFFLLLFFLFVRALPMISIMEMREYVSIKRGDKAASADWKPYKPAVDGEPQPVVVPGGAIAGQHREPGVPQ comes from the coding sequence ATGAGCGTCGCAGCCGAAAAACCTGCCAAGAAGACCGGGCTCCATGAGGGCGAGGTCTGGGACGACTATCTTGGCGCCCCCCACACCTACGCGTCGGTGGGCGACAAGATCAGCAACGTCGTACTGACGACCAAGGTCCCCAAGCTCTGGCCGGTGATGATCGCCGTCGGTCTGCTGGGCACCATGAGCCTGATGTACGCCGTCAGCGTCCTGCTGGCCAAGGGCGTGGGCGTATGGGGTAACAACGTTCCGGTCGGCTGGGCGTTCGACATCATCAACTTCGTCTGGTGGATCGGCATCGGCCACGCCGGCACGCTGATTTCCGCCGTCCTCCTCCTGGTCAAGCAGCAGTGGCGAACGAGCATCAACCGTTTCGCTGAGGCGATGACCCTGTTCGCCGTCGCCTGTGCCGGCATGTACCCGGCATTGCACGTCGGCCGTCCGTGGCTGGCCTACTGGCTGCTCCCCTATCCCAACACGATGGGCCTCTGGCCGCAGTGGCGCAGCCCGCTGATGTGGGACGTGTTTGCCGTCAGCACTTACGCCACTGTGTCGCTGCTGTTCTGGTACGTCGGCCTGATCCCAGACCTTGCCACGCTCCGCGACAAGGCGATTAACAAGCCTGCACGATTCATCTACGGCTTCCTGTCACTGGGCTGGCGCGGTTCGACAGTCCACTGGAGTCGCTACACGGTTGCCTACCTGCTTCTGGCAGGTCTGAGCACGCCGCTTGTCGTCTCGGTGCACACGATCGTGTCGTTCGACTTCTCGGTGGGCATCACCCCCGGCTGGCACGCCACGATCTTCCCGCCCTACTTCGTCGCGGGTGCCGTGTTCGCCGGCTTCGCGATGGTGCTGACGCTCGGCATTCCGCTGCGTCACGTCTACGGACTGAAGGACCTGATCACCGGCCGACATCTGGACGTGATGGCCAAGGTCATGCTGACCACGGGCCTGGTGGTCGGCTACGGCTACCTGACCGAAATCTTCCTCGCCTGGTACTCCGGGGACCACTTCGAGTGGTACATGATGAAGAACCGGTTCTTCGGACCGTACGCCTTCGTGTTCTGGCTGCTGATGCTCTGCAACATCGCGGCGATCCAGCCGCTGTGGTTCAAGCCGGTTCGGCAAAACATCATTGCGTTGTTCGTCATCTCGATGTTCGTGAACTTCGGCATGTGGTTCGAACGGTTCATGATCATCGTCATGAGCCTGCATCGCGACTTCCTGCCCAGCAGCTGGGGCATGTACACCCCGACGCACGTCGATATCGCGATGTTCGCCGGGACGATCGGTTTCTTCCTCCTGCTGTTCTTCCTGTTCGTACGGGCACTTCCGATGATCTCGATCATGGAAATGCGCGAATACGTCAGCATCAAGCGTGGCGACAAGGCAGCAAGTGCCGATTGGAAGCCGTACAAGCCGGCAGTCGACGGTGAGCCGCAACCGGTCGTTGTCCCCGGCGGCGCCATTGCCGGTCAGCATCGTGAGCCGGGGGTGCCCCAATGA
- a CDS encoding cytochrome c3 family protein, with product MAQLFHPSANTLAKASIVGGALLVALLGGIGWTVENSGYVTSQSVIREQPVPFSHEHHVKGLGIDCRYCHTSVEDSHFAGIPATKTCMTCHSQVWTNTEVLRPVRQSWATNTPIEWNRVHDLADFAYFNHSIHVAKGVGCSTCHGQVDRMPLMWQHSPLTMSWCLECHRAPEKFVRPREQIYNMDYRVERDSGRPEKTQAELGAKLVEEYRIRKDQLTNCSTCHR from the coding sequence ATGGCTCAGCTCTTTCACCCAAGTGCCAACACACTCGCCAAGGCGAGCATTGTAGGCGGCGCGTTGTTGGTCGCCCTTCTTGGCGGCATCGGTTGGACGGTCGAAAACTCCGGGTACGTCACCAGCCAGAGTGTGATCCGCGAACAACCGGTCCCCTTCAGCCATGAACACCATGTCAAGGGGCTGGGGATTGACTGTCGTTACTGTCACACCTCCGTCGAAGACTCCCATTTCGCGGGTATCCCCGCGACCAAAACCTGCATGACCTGCCACTCGCAGGTTTGGACCAACACCGAGGTCCTGCGGCCGGTGCGACAGAGCTGGGCAACCAACACGCCCATCGAATGGAACCGGGTTCACGACCTGGCCGACTTCGCTTACTTCAACCACAGCATTCACGTTGCCAAGGGTGTGGGTTGCTCGACCTGTCACGGTCAGGTCGACCGGATGCCGCTCATGTGGCAGCACAGCCCGCTCACCATGAGCTGGTGTCTGGAGTGCCATCGGGCACCCGAGAAGTTCGTTCGTCCCCGGGAACAGATTTACAACATGGATTACCGGGTCGAACGCGACTCCGGCCGGCCTGAAAAGACGCAGGCCGAACTGGGAGCAAAACTGGTCGAAGAGTACCGGATTCGTAAGGACCAGTTGACCAACTGCTCGACGTGTCATCGGTAA
- a CDS encoding outer membrane protein assembly factor BamB family protein: MNHFRRVRLRVLLIAATTASLVSAAVAADWPQWGGSDLGRNMVSPERNLADGFKPRAPMENVRWTATLGNAIEGNPTVAGGRVFIGTDDANLINDSRFSRQRGGMVQCLDEATGVVLWRLPVPPRGRDRLPQGAHYGQQNLGVCSSPAVSGKRAYVVTNSCEVLCLDVNGMADGNDGTYQDEGKYMAGAGNPPAKVGKQDGDILWSFDLIDQLGICPHDVAACSVLLDGRFLYVVSCNGVDAPHAKCLRPDAPSFIVLDTETGKLLATDTEGLGKRMWHCLWSPPSIGVVNGKKLVFFGGADGICYAFEALTSLPETPIHLTKVWQCDCVPPNYRMPDGKAINYYVGDKRKKYTTNKNDGTFVGPSEIISTPVFHEGRVYCTIGQDPTHGRGRGMLTCIDASKTGDVTGTGIVWTYPALERTIASVAISDGLLYAVDLPGRIHCLDVVTGKPYWVFDTNAEAWGTPLVADGKVYVTNKKGLVVMAAGREAHQLSLSPLGSASYATPIAANGTLFIASDRILWAVQKPAGVH; encoded by the coding sequence ATGAACCACTTCCGCCGCGTTCGCTTGCGTGTTCTTCTGATCGCGGCGACCACCGCCAGTCTGGTCTCGGCCGCCGTTGCGGCGGACTGGCCGCAATGGGGCGGCAGCGACCTCGGGCGGAACATGGTCTCGCCGGAGCGGAACCTCGCCGACGGTTTCAAGCCCCGGGCGCCGATGGAAAACGTCCGCTGGACGGCGACGCTCGGCAACGCGATTGAGGGGAATCCCACCGTCGCCGGCGGACGGGTTTTCATCGGGACGGACGATGCCAACCTCATCAACGACAGCCGTTTCAGCCGACAGCGCGGCGGCATGGTGCAATGCCTCGACGAAGCCACCGGCGTTGTGCTCTGGCGGCTTCCGGTGCCGCCCCGCGGGCGCGACCGGCTCCCCCAGGGCGCTCACTACGGCCAGCAGAATCTCGGCGTTTGTTCATCGCCGGCGGTATCGGGGAAGCGAGCCTATGTCGTGACCAACTCGTGCGAAGTGCTCTGTCTTGACGTCAACGGCATGGCCGACGGCAACGACGGCACCTATCAGGATGAGGGCAAGTACATGGCAGGTGCCGGCAATCCACCGGCGAAGGTGGGCAAGCAAGATGGCGACATCCTCTGGTCGTTCGACCTGATCGACCAACTCGGCATCTGCCCGCACGATGTCGCCGCCTGCTCGGTGCTGCTCGACGGGCGATTTCTTTACGTCGTCAGTTGCAACGGCGTCGACGCCCCACACGCCAAGTGTCTGCGGCCGGATGCGCCAAGCTTTATCGTGCTCGACACCGAGACCGGCAAGCTGCTCGCGACCGATACCGAAGGCCTCGGCAAACGCATGTGGCACTGCCTCTGGTCGCCGCCGTCGATCGGCGTCGTCAACGGCAAGAAGCTAGTGTTCTTCGGCGGGGCCGATGGCATCTGCTACGCGTTCGAGGCGCTGACCAGCCTTCCTGAAACGCCGATCCACCTGACAAAGGTCTGGCAGTGTGATTGTGTGCCGCCGAACTACCGGATGCCCGATGGCAAGGCGATCAATTACTACGTCGGCGACAAGCGAAAAAAGTACACGACCAACAAGAACGACGGGACGTTTGTCGGGCCGAGCGAGATCATCTCCACGCCGGTGTTCCACGAGGGACGGGTCTACTGCACGATCGGCCAGGACCCCACGCACGGGCGCGGTCGCGGCATGCTGACCTGCATCGACGCCAGCAAAACCGGTGACGTCACCGGGACCGGCATCGTCTGGACCTACCCCGCGCTCGAGCGAACGATCGCGAGTGTCGCGATCAGCGACGGGCTGCTATACGCGGTCGATTTGCCGGGGCGGATTCACTGCCTGGATGTGGTGACGGGCAAGCCGTACTGGGTCTTTGACACCAACGCCGAGGCCTGGGGCACGCCGCTGGTCGCCGACGGGAAGGTGTATGTGACGAACAAGAAGGGCCTGGTAGTGATGGCAGCGGGGCGGGAGGCACACCAGTTGTCGCTCAGTCCCCTGGGTTCTGCGAGCTACGCCACGCCGATCGCGGCCAATGGAACGTTGTTTATCGCGTCAGACCGCATTCTCTGGGCGGTCCAGAAACCCGCGGGCGTTCATTGA